A stretch of Salvelinus alpinus chromosome 4, SLU_Salpinus.1, whole genome shotgun sequence DNA encodes these proteins:
- the mrpl13 gene encoding large ribosomal subunit protein uL13m isoform X3 yields the protein MGYLCQVVVPDRRSDAASREDCHYVCNQATGETQTYLPCTEYPGGFKQVTATQLHLKDPKAIVKLAVYGMLPRNLSRRTMMQRLHLFPEDDLPEDILLNLTEELPQPREIPRRLNEYSQEEREAFPTLWTPPEDYRMK from the exons ATGGGCTACCTTTGCCAGGTCGTGGTACCTGATAGACGCTCGGATGCAGCCTCCAGGGAAGATTGCCACTATGTGTGCAATCAGGCTACAGGGGAAACACAAACCTATCTACCATGCACTGA GTACCCGGGTGGATTTAAACAAGTCACAGCCACCCAGCTACATTTGAAAGACCCCAAAGCG atAGTGAAGCTGGCAGTGTACGGGATGCTGCCTAGGAACCTCTCCAGAAGGACCATGATGCAACGGCTACACCTCTTCCCTGAAGAT GATCTTCCTGAGGACATCCTTCTGAACCTGACAGAGGAGCTGCCTCAGCCCAGAGAGATCCCTCGCAGACTGAATGAGTACAGCCAGGAGGAACGAGAAGCCTTCCCCACTCTATGGACCCC
- the mrpl13 gene encoding large ribosomal subunit protein uL13m isoform X1: protein MSSFTKSAQQWATFARSWYLIDARMQPPGKIATMCAIRLQGKHKPIYHALSDIGDHVVVMNTRHIAFSGNKWEQKIYSSHTQYPGGFKQVTATQLHLKDPKAIVKLAVYGMLPRNLSRRTMMQRLHLFPEDDLPEDILLNLTEELPQPREIPRRLNEYSQEEREAFPTLWTPPEDYRMK from the exons CAATGGGCTACCTTTGCCAGGTCGTGGTACCTGATAGACGCTCGGATGCAGCCTCCAGGGAAGATTGCCACTATGTGTGCAATCAGGCTACAGGGGAAACACAAACCTATCTACCATGCACTGA gTGATATTGGAGACCATGTAGTAGTCATGAACACCAGACACATAGCCTTCTCTGGGAACAAATGGGAACAGAAGATATACTCCTCTCACACCCA GTACCCGGGTGGATTTAAACAAGTCACAGCCACCCAGCTACATTTGAAAGACCCCAAAGCG atAGTGAAGCTGGCAGTGTACGGGATGCTGCCTAGGAACCTCTCCAGAAGGACCATGATGCAACGGCTACACCTCTTCCCTGAAGAT GATCTTCCTGAGGACATCCTTCTGAACCTGACAGAGGAGCTGCCTCAGCCCAGAGAGATCCCTCGCAGACTGAATGAGTACAGCCAGGAGGAACGAGAAGCCTTCCCCACTCTATGGACCCC
- the mrpl13 gene encoding large ribosomal subunit protein uL13m isoform X2, protein MSSFTKSAQQWATFARSWYLIDARMQPPGKIATMCAIRLQGKHKPIYHALSDIGDHVVVMNTRHIAFSGNKWEQKIYSSHTQYPGGFKQVTATQLHLKDPKAIVKLAVYGMLPRNLSRRTMMQRLHLFPEDDLPEDILLNLTEELPQPREIPRRLNEYSQEEREAFPTLWTP, encoded by the exons CAATGGGCTACCTTTGCCAGGTCGTGGTACCTGATAGACGCTCGGATGCAGCCTCCAGGGAAGATTGCCACTATGTGTGCAATCAGGCTACAGGGGAAACACAAACCTATCTACCATGCACTGA gTGATATTGGAGACCATGTAGTAGTCATGAACACCAGACACATAGCCTTCTCTGGGAACAAATGGGAACAGAAGATATACTCCTCTCACACCCA GTACCCGGGTGGATTTAAACAAGTCACAGCCACCCAGCTACATTTGAAAGACCCCAAAGCG atAGTGAAGCTGGCAGTGTACGGGATGCTGCCTAGGAACCTCTCCAGAAGGACCATGATGCAACGGCTACACCTCTTCCCTGAAGAT GATCTTCCTGAGGACATCCTTCTGAACCTGACAGAGGAGCTGCCTCAGCCCAGAGAGATCCCTCGCAGACTGAATGAGTACAGCCAGGAGGAACGAGAAGCCTTCCCCACTCTATGGACCCCGTGA